From a single Anomaloglossus baeobatrachus isolate aAnoBae1 chromosome 4, aAnoBae1.hap1, whole genome shotgun sequence genomic region:
- the LOC142302277 gene encoding E3 ubiquitin/ISG15 ligase TRIM25-like produces MASADLRDELLCSICLSTSTDPVMLRCGHNFCRVCIDRVLDTQDESGVYSCPEYRERFQERPALMRNIALRNIMENILITPPTQTETGICCTYCVDSPVPAVRSCLHCEASLCEKHLRAHSKSPEHVLSDPSTSLEKRKCSVHKKILEYYCTEDAACICVYCSAGEHRGHRVEMLDEASEKKKKLRNVLQKLITNRLETSERVQCLEAQRRKAQEKAAGEAERVTALCTDIRRRVDNLEKKVLSEISRQEKEESLSLSALIHQLEIKDELSRKMRHIEELCNMTDPLTVLQEPDTGDLCDPEEEGGDEDTGGHDKQLHDGDDLDVAVISHTLHTLCEVITGISRGIYVEDPADTLLDVNTAGNNLLISDDLKTATWTERDQNRPETAERFQCNHVMSRRGFTSGRHYWDVEGSRSGGWIVGMCYPSIDRRVRMFYPSIGRRGQSLIGDNNKSWSLWRCYGHYFVIHDNKEIRLPDKISSDRFRICLDYEAGQLSFYELCDPIRHLHTFTAAFFEPLHAVLYVYGGSIKILGGKQ; encoded by the coding sequence atggcgtctgctgatctgagagacgagctgctctgctccatctgtctgagcACTTCTACAGATCctgtaatgctgagatgtggacacaacttctgccgggtctgtattgatcgtgtgctggatacacaggacgagtctggagtttattcctgtcctgaatACAGAGAAAGGTTTCAGGAGCGGCCGGCGCTGATGAGGAACATAGCTCTGCGTAACATAATGGAGAATATCCTGATTACTCCACCAACACAGACGGAAACTGGGAtctgctgcacttactgtgtggactctcctgtacctgctgttagatcctgtctacactgtgaggcttctctgtgtgagaaacatctgagggctcacagcaaatcaccagaacacgtcttatctgatcccagcacttctctggagaaaaggaaatgttctgtccataagaagatcctggaatattactgcactgaggacgctGCTTGTATCTGTGTCTACTGTTCAGCAGGAGAACATCGGGGACACCGGGTGGAGATGCTGGATGAGGCCTCAGAGAAGAAGAAGAAACTGAGAAATGTTCTCCAAAAACTGATAACAAACAGACTGGAGACTTCGGAAAGAGTCCAGTGTCTGGAGGCACAGAGAAGAAAAGCTCAAGAAAAAGCAGCTGGAGAAGccgagagagtcactgccctgtgcacggacatcaggagacgggtggacaacctggagaagaaggtcctgagtgagatctccaggcaggaaaaggaagagtcactgtcactgtctgctctgatccatcagctggaaataaaggacgagctgtccaggaagatgaggcacattgaggagctgtgtaacatgactgatccactgaccgtcttacaggaaccagacaccggggacttgtgtgatcctgaggaggagggaggtgatgaggacacagggggacatgataaacagctccatgatggagatgacctggatgtggctgtgatctcacacacattacacacattatgtgaggtaataacAGGTATAAGTAGGGGGATCTATGTGGAGGATCCTGCAGACACattactggatgtaaacacagCTGGTAATAATCTGcttatatcagacgacctgaaaactgcgACCTGGACAGAAAGGGACCAgaatcgtccagaaacagcagagagattccagtGTAATCAtgtgatgagcaggaggggatttacctcaggacgacattactgggatgtggagggCAGTAGATCAGGGGGGTGGATCGTGGGGATGTGTTATCCCAGTATAGACAGGAGGGTGAGGATGTTTTATCCCAGTATAGGCAGGAGGGGGCAGTCACTGATAGGAGATAATAACAAGTCCTGGAGTTTGTGGAGATGTTATGGTCATTATTTTGTGATACATGACAATAAAGAGATCCGGTTACCTGACAAGATCTCCAGTGATAGAttcaggatctgtctggattatgaggccgggcagttgtccttttatgagctgtgtgaccccatcagacacttacacaccttcactgccgccttcttCGAGCCCCTTCATGCTGTATTATATGTATATGGTGGTTCTATAAAGATATTAGGGGGTAAACAGTAA